The Gymnogyps californianus isolate 813 chromosome 5, ASM1813914v2, whole genome shotgun sequence genome contains a region encoding:
- the DMAC2L gene encoding ATP synthase subunit s, mitochondrial, translating into MMLLGKLAQPVCSLSKLPPPGACRHFWGWLNAVFNKVDYERIQAVGPDRAASEWLLRCGALVRYQGYQKWQQDYNGLPTGPLGKYKIEAINATDSCIMYRGFDYLDGLEHVTEIKLQKCIYIQDECLQRLSETKNLQKSLLQLKIISCGNVTDKGIIALHKLMNLEYLYLSDLPGIREKETTVHILQQALPNLELELDLE; encoded by the exons ATGATGCTGTTGGGAAAACTTGCGCAGCCGGTGTGCAGCCTAAGCAAGCTGCCGCCGCCGGGTGCCTGCAGACACTTCTGGGGATGGCTGAATGCTGTGTTCAACAA AGTGGACTACGAACGTATACAAGCCGTTGGCCCCGACAGGGCAGCTTCAGAATGGCTGTTGCGATGTGGTGCCCTGGTGCGCTATCAAGGCTATCAGAAATGGCAGCAGGACTACAACGGACTCCCAACGGGGCCCTTGGGGAAATACAAGATAGAAGCAATTAATGCCACTGACTCTTGCATCATGTACAGAGGATTTGACTATTTGG aTGGTCTTGAACATGTTACAGAAATCAAGCTGCAGAAGTGTATTTACATACAGGACGAGTGTCTGCAGAGGCTCAGCGAGACGAAGAATCTACAGAAGAGTCTCCTCCAGCTGAAGATAATTTCCTGTGGGAATGTCACAGATAAAGGCATCATTGCACTTCACAAGCTGAT gaACCTTGAATATTTGTATCTGAGTGACCTTCCTGgaataagagagaaagaaaccacTGTTCACATCCTTCAGCAGGCACTGCCAAACCTAGAGCTGGAGCTGGATTTGGAATAA